One segment of Streptomyces sp. NBC_00576 DNA contains the following:
- a CDS encoding ABC transporter substrate-binding protein, with the protein MFNRNRGLRQLATAASISMVAGCGVFSSDSSNEGKSIVVGTTSEPSTLDPAASWDNSWELFRNVHQTLLNFETGGSEPKPDAAKSCAFTDSSSTVYSCELREGLEFSDGHELDAKAVKYSIDRIKTINVNGGPAGLLTSLDRIEVKGDRGIVFHLNQADATFPFVLSTPAMSIVDPEEYPAKSLRQDGKVNGSGPYILESYKEGDKAVLVRNDRYKGIAKLRNDAVTIRYFQKSSEVADALRDKSVDIIYRGLSADDIVDIQDNEKEEGLQLVENATTEISYLVFNPKDPWSSRLSVRRAIAQIVDRPALAHNIYKDTVEPLYSMIPKGLVGHTTGFFDDFGNPSSSKARQILLEDGITERVPLTLWYTSDRYGSQTKPAFEELKRQLESSGLFTVTLQSRPWKTYVDGYQKGEYPVFGRGWFPDFPDADNFIAPFVGEQNALGTPYTSPEITGELLPASRRESDRGAVGEEFEEAQQILLDDARLLPLWQGKQHVAAKEDIGGAEVSIDPATMMVMWELYWKTSW; encoded by the coding sequence GTGTTCAACCGGAACCGGGGCCTGCGGCAGCTGGCGACAGCCGCGTCCATATCCATGGTCGCCGGATGCGGAGTCTTCTCCTCCGACTCCTCCAATGAGGGGAAGTCGATCGTGGTGGGGACGACCAGTGAGCCCAGCACACTGGACCCGGCGGCCTCCTGGGACAACTCGTGGGAGCTGTTCCGCAACGTTCACCAGACCCTGCTCAACTTCGAGACCGGCGGGTCCGAGCCCAAGCCCGACGCCGCCAAGAGCTGCGCGTTCACCGACAGTTCGAGCACGGTGTACAGCTGTGAGCTGCGCGAGGGCCTTGAGTTCTCGGACGGACACGAACTGGACGCGAAGGCCGTCAAGTACTCCATCGACCGGATCAAGACGATCAACGTCAACGGTGGCCCCGCCGGTCTGCTGACCAGCCTCGACCGGATCGAGGTAAAGGGTGACCGCGGGATCGTCTTCCATCTGAACCAGGCCGACGCGACCTTCCCCTTTGTGCTCTCCACGCCCGCCATGTCGATCGTGGACCCCGAGGAGTACCCCGCGAAGTCCCTCCGCCAGGACGGCAAGGTCAACGGCTCGGGGCCGTACATCCTGGAGTCCTACAAAGAGGGAGACAAGGCCGTACTCGTCAGGAACGACCGCTACAAGGGCATCGCGAAGCTCAGGAACGACGCGGTCACCATCCGCTACTTCCAGAAGTCGTCCGAGGTGGCCGACGCTCTCCGCGACAAGTCGGTCGACATCATCTACCGCGGTCTCAGCGCAGACGACATCGTCGACATCCAGGACAACGAGAAGGAGGAGGGGCTCCAGCTCGTCGAGAACGCCACCACCGAGATCAGTTACCTGGTGTTCAACCCCAAGGACCCGTGGTCAAGCAGGCTCTCGGTCCGCAGGGCGATCGCCCAGATCGTCGACCGTCCGGCGCTCGCCCACAACATCTACAAGGACACCGTCGAGCCGCTGTACTCCATGATCCCCAAGGGTCTGGTCGGCCATACGACGGGCTTCTTCGACGACTTCGGGAATCCCAGTTCCTCCAAGGCCAGGCAGATCCTCCTGGAGGACGGCATCACCGAGCGGGTCCCGCTGACCCTCTGGTACACGAGCGACCGCTACGGCTCCCAGACCAAGCCGGCCTTCGAGGAACTGAAGCGACAGCTGGAGTCCTCCGGCCTGTTCACCGTCACGCTCCAGAGCCGCCCCTGGAAGACCTACGTGGACGGCTACCAGAAGGGCGAGTACCCGGTGTTCGGGCGCGGCTGGTTCCCCGACTTCCCCGACGCCGACAACTTCATCGCCCCCTTCGTGGGCGAGCAGAACGCGCTCGGTACGCCGTACACGTCGCCCGAGATCACCGGTGAACTGCTGCCCGCCTCACGCCGGGAGAGCGACCGCGGGGCCGTCGGCGAGGAGTTCGAGGAGGCCCAGCAGATCCTCCTGGACGACGCCCGGCTGCTGCCGCTGTGGCAGGGCAAGCAGCATGTGGCGGCGAAGGAGGACATCGGCGGTGCCGAGGTGTCCATCGACCCGGCGACGATGATGGTGATGTGGGAGCTGTATTGGAAGACCAGCTGGTAG
- the ung gene encoding uracil-DNA glycosylase, translating to MTDIAMLPESWRGVLGDELQQPYFKELTEFVEEERAKGPVYPPRDEVFAALDATPYDKVKVLILGQDPYHGEGQGHGLCFSVRPGVKTPPSLRNIYKEMKEELGTPVPDNGYLMPWAEQGVLLLNAVLTVRSGEANSHKGKGWERFTDAVIRSVADRPDPAVFVLWGNYAQKKLPLIDEERHVVVKGAHPSPLSAKKFFGSRPFTQINEAVAGQGHDPIDWTIPDLG from the coding sequence GTGACCGACATCGCCATGCTGCCCGAGTCCTGGCGCGGCGTCCTGGGTGACGAGCTGCAGCAGCCCTACTTCAAGGAGCTGACCGAGTTCGTCGAGGAGGAGCGGGCGAAGGGTCCTGTCTATCCTCCGCGCGACGAGGTGTTCGCCGCGCTCGACGCGACGCCGTACGACAAGGTGAAGGTCCTGATCCTCGGTCAGGACCCCTACCACGGCGAGGGGCAGGGTCACGGCCTGTGCTTCTCGGTCCGGCCCGGGGTGAAGACCCCGCCCTCGCTCCGCAACATCTACAAGGAGATGAAGGAGGAGCTGGGCACGCCCGTCCCCGACAACGGCTATCTGATGCCGTGGGCCGAACAGGGCGTGCTGCTGCTCAACGCGGTGCTCACGGTCCGCTCCGGCGAGGCCAACTCGCACAAGGGGAAGGGCTGGGAGAGGTTCACTGACGCGGTGATCCGGTCCGTGGCCGACCGTCCCGACCCGGCGGTCTTCGTCCTGTGGGGCAACTACGCGCAGAAGAAGCTCCCGTTGATCGACGAGGAGCGGCATGTGGTGGTGAAGGGGGCACACCCGTCGCCTCTGTCGGCGAAGAAGTTCTTCGGCTCGCGCCCGTTCACCCAGATCAACGAGGCGGTGGCCGGTCAGGGGCACGACCCGATCGACTGGACGATTCCCGATCTGGGCTGA